Proteins found in one Oncorhynchus mykiss isolate Arlee chromosome 3, USDA_OmykA_1.1, whole genome shotgun sequence genomic segment:
- the gpr45 gene encoding probable G-protein coupled receptor 45, with protein sequence MAFCNGSLLARCAPLMELEEEEGVVISPPPPPPPGVGTTSPLMPVTLRVTLAAIMIFMIAIGFLGNAIVCLIVYQKPAMRSAINLLLATLAFSDIMLSLLCMPFTAVTVATADWRFGGGFCRASVMLYWLFVLEGVSILLIISVDRFLIIVQRQDKLTPHRAKLLIGASWALSLCVALPSVIGWRAGAAGVTGIGGAWAPQCVLGYSESLADRCYTVLLAVAVFFVPFGIMLYSYLCILNTVRRNALRIHNHTSDQASLPVLNQVSKLGLTGLQRPPQVNVDMSFKTRAFTTILILFIGFSVCWLPHTVVSLLAVFSRRFYFSPAFYPVSVGALWLSYLKTVFNPVIYCWRIRKFREACLEFMPKSCRLCPRVPGRSHRRVRPSNIYVCSETQSAV encoded by the coding sequence ATGGCGTTTTGCAACGGCAGCCTGCTGGCTAGGTGTGCCCCCCTGATGGAGCTGGAAGAAGAGGAAGGGGTGGTGATTTCACCACCCCCGCCTCCGCCGCCAGGGGTTGGGACTACTAGTCCCCTCATGCCTGTCACCCTGCGTGTGACGCTGGCCGCTATCATGATCTTCATGATCGCCATCGGTTTCCTGGGCAACGCCATCGTGTGTCTGATCGTCTACCAGAAGCCCGCCATGCGTTCTGCCATCAACCTGCTCCTCGCTACGCTGGCGTTCTCTGACATCATGCTCTCGTTGCTCTGCATGCCCTTCACCGCCGTCACCGTGGCTACCGCCGACTGGCGCTTCGGGGGCGGGTTCTGCCGTGCTTCTGTCATGCTCTATTGGCTCTTTGTCCTGGAGGGCGTGtccatcctcctcatcatcagcGTAGACCGTTTCCTCATTATCGTTCAGCGGCAGGACAAGCTGACGCCACACCGTGCCAAGCTGCTCATCGGCGCTTCCTGGGCGCTGTCCCTCTGCGTGGCGCTCCCATCTGTGATCGGCTGGCGGGCGGGCGCGGCGGGTGTGACGGGCATTGGGGGGGCCTGGGCACCACAGTGCGTGCTGGGCTACAGTGAGTCGCTGGCCGACCGCTGCTACACGGTGCTGCTGGCAGTGGCTGTATTCTTTGTGCCGTTCGGCATCATGCTCTACTCCTACCTGTGCATCCTTAACACGGTCCGACGCAACGCCCTGCGCATCCACAACCACACCTCCGACCAGGCCAGCCTCCCGGTCCTCAACCAGGTCAGCAAGCTGGGACTGACTGGCCTGCAACGTCCCCCGCAGGTCAATGTGGACATGAGCTTCAAGACGCGGGCCTTCACCACCATCCTCATCCTCTTCATCGGCTTCTCTGTGTGCTGGCTGCCCCACACAGTGGTCAGTTTGCTGGCTGTGTTCAGCCGGAGGTTCTACTTCAGCCCTGCCTTCTATCCGGTCAGTGTGGGGGCTCTGTGGCTCAGCTATCTGAAGACCGTGTTTAACCCAGTCATCTACTGCTGGAGGATCAGGAAGTTCCGGGAGGCCTGTCTGGAGTTCATGCCCAAGAGCTGTAGGCTGTGTCCCAGGGTGCCGGGCCGGAGCCACAGGAGGGTGAGACCCAGTAACATCTACGTGTGCAGTGAGACCCAGTCGGCTGTGTGA
- the fhl2a gene encoding four and a half LIM domains protein 2a isoform X1: MGHWGLPEAAGHTRVQTHTHTHTQVSRVTGQTQRGITRGLSGAGLLAAAKLGIPGAKMTERYDCHYCKESLFGKKYVLREENPYCVKCYESLYSNTCEDCKKPIGCNTRDLSYKDRHWHEECFQCFQCKRSLVDKPFSTKDDQLLCTECYSNEYSSKCHECKKTIMPGSRKMEHKGNSWHETCFTCQRCQQPIGTKSFIPKENHNFCVPCYEKQFAMQCVHCKKPITTGGVTYRDQPWHKDCFLCTGCKQQLSGQRFTSRDDFAYCLNCFCNLYAKKCASCTTPISGLGGSKYISFEERQWHNDCFNCKKCSVSLVGRGFLTERDDILCPECGKDI, translated from the exons ATGGGACACTGGGGACTTCCAGAGGCAGCCGGCCACACAcgcgtacaaacacacacacacacacacacacaggtcagcagAGTGACAGGCCAAACACAGAGAGGGATAACCAGAGGTTTATCAGGGGCTGGACTGCTGGCAGCTGCAAAGC TTGGGATTCCCGGTGCAAAGATGACAGAGCGCTATGACTGCCACTACTGTAAGGAATCCCTGTTCGGGAAGAAATACGTCCTGAGAGAGGAAAACCCATACTGTGTCAAATGCTACGAGAGCCTGTACTCAAACACCTGTGAGGACTGCAAGAAACCCATCGGCTGCAACACCAgg GACCTTTCCTACAAGGACCGCCACTGGCACGAGGAGTGTTTCCAGTGCTTCCAGTGTAAACGCTCTCTGGTGGACAAGCCCTTCTCCACCAAGGATGACCAGCTGCTCTGCACTGAGTGCTACTCCAATGAGTACTCCTCCAAGTGCCACGAGTGCAAGAAGACCATCATGCCTG GCTCCAGGAAGATGGAGCATAAGGGTAACAGCTGGCATGAGACCTGCTTCACCTGCCAGCGTTGCCAGCAGCCCATCGGCACCAAGAGCTTCATCCCCAAGGAGAACCACAACTTCTGTGTGCCCTGCTACGAGAAACAGTTTGCCATGCAGTGTGTGCACTGCAAGAAG CCCATCACTACTGGCGGGGTGACCTATCGCGACCAACCCTGGCATAAGGACTGCTTCCTGTGCACCGGCTGCAAGCAGCAGCTGTCTGGCCAACGCTTCACCTCCCGTGACGACTTTGCCTACTGCCTCAACTGTTTCTGCAACCTGTATGCCAAGAAGTGTGCTTCCTGCACCACCCCCATCAGTG GTCTGGGTGGCAGTAAGTACATCTCGTTTGAAGAGCGCCAGTGGCACAACGACTGCTTCAACTGTAAGAAGTGCTCTGTCTCCCTGGTGGGCCGGGGTTTCCTCACCGAGCGTGACGACATCCTGTGCCCCGAGTGTGGCAAAGACATCTGA
- the fhl2a gene encoding four and a half LIM domains protein 2a isoform X2 — MTERYDCHYCKESLFGKKYVLREENPYCVKCYESLYSNTCEDCKKPIGCNTRDLSYKDRHWHEECFQCFQCKRSLVDKPFSTKDDQLLCTECYSNEYSSKCHECKKTIMPGSRKMEHKGNSWHETCFTCQRCQQPIGTKSFIPKENHNFCVPCYEKQFAMQCVHCKKPITTGGVTYRDQPWHKDCFLCTGCKQQLSGQRFTSRDDFAYCLNCFCNLYAKKCASCTTPISGLGGSKYISFEERQWHNDCFNCKKCSVSLVGRGFLTERDDILCPECGKDI, encoded by the exons ATGACAGAGCGCTATGACTGCCACTACTGTAAGGAATCCCTGTTCGGGAAGAAATACGTCCTGAGAGAGGAAAACCCATACTGTGTCAAATGCTACGAGAGCCTGTACTCAAACACCTGTGAGGACTGCAAGAAACCCATCGGCTGCAACACCAgg GACCTTTCCTACAAGGACCGCCACTGGCACGAGGAGTGTTTCCAGTGCTTCCAGTGTAAACGCTCTCTGGTGGACAAGCCCTTCTCCACCAAGGATGACCAGCTGCTCTGCACTGAGTGCTACTCCAATGAGTACTCCTCCAAGTGCCACGAGTGCAAGAAGACCATCATGCCTG GCTCCAGGAAGATGGAGCATAAGGGTAACAGCTGGCATGAGACCTGCTTCACCTGCCAGCGTTGCCAGCAGCCCATCGGCACCAAGAGCTTCATCCCCAAGGAGAACCACAACTTCTGTGTGCCCTGCTACGAGAAACAGTTTGCCATGCAGTGTGTGCACTGCAAGAAG CCCATCACTACTGGCGGGGTGACCTATCGCGACCAACCCTGGCATAAGGACTGCTTCCTGTGCACCGGCTGCAAGCAGCAGCTGTCTGGCCAACGCTTCACCTCCCGTGACGACTTTGCCTACTGCCTCAACTGTTTCTGCAACCTGTATGCCAAGAAGTGTGCTTCCTGCACCACCCCCATCAGTG GTCTGGGTGGCAGTAAGTACATCTCGTTTGAAGAGCGCCAGTGGCACAACGACTGCTTCAACTGTAAGAAGTGCTCTGTCTCCCTGGTGGGCCGGGGTTTCCTCACCGAGCGTGACGACATCCTGTGCCCCGAGTGTGGCAAAGACATCTGA
- the c3h2orf49 gene encoding ashwin: MARSTNMGREGKDTSQDRGASNADLLLHPELLSQEFIQLVLNEKKITSGDEGSRDQLTALYLRHVIPLPQRALPNNRWGKRMEQTRARQSTASGQSRSFTDDHNSKRPLIVFDGSSSKSGPVRLKKPEGQTSGSGVTDKFKHPPSMNLFSPIRKLSSTTPTPSSSHSPGGPHRSPTGNKGLGSPPSSSKSVNLKREADSSGELKEKKKIQKVTWP, from the exons ATGGCGCGCTCCACCAACATGGGACGTGAAGGGAAAGACACATCTCAGGATAGAGGCGCTTCTAACGCAGATCTCTTACTACACCCCGAGCTCCTGTCTCAGGAGTTTATCCAGTTGGTTCTGAATGAG AAAAAGATAACCAGTGGAGACGAAGGGAGCCGCGACCAGCTCACGGCTCTCTACCTCCGGCACGTCATCCCCCTCCCGCAGAGAGCGCTGCCAAACAACCGCTGGGGAAAGAGGATGGAGCAGACTCGAGCGCGACAGAGCACAGCCAGCGGACAGTCTCGTAG CTTCACTGACGACCACAACAGTAAGAGGCCTCTGATCGTGTTCGATGGCAGCTCCTCTAAAAGTGGCCCCGTCAGACTGAAAAAGCCAGAGGGTCAGACCTCGGGGTCTGGCGTGACCGACAAATTCAAGCACCCTCCCTCCATGAACCTCTTCAGCCCCATACGCAAGCTGTCCAGCACCACCCCTACCCCCTCGTCCTCCCACAGCCCAGGAGGCCCCCATAGGAGTCCCACTGGGAATAAGGGTCTGGGgagccccccctcctcctccaagtCAGTTAATCTCAAACGGGAGGCAGACAGCTCG GGTGAACTCAAAGAAAAGAAAAAGATCCAGAAAGTGACCTGGCCTTGA